The Medicago truncatula cultivar Jemalong A17 chromosome 4, MtrunA17r5.0-ANR, whole genome shotgun sequence genome includes a region encoding these proteins:
- the LOC25493496 gene encoding probable LRR receptor-like serine/threonine-protein kinase At4g37250, with the protein MKTTLSLLLTLLSLTLTLNQCFSLTNDGVLLLSFKYAVLNDPLLVLSNWNYSDQTPCSWNGVSCSIITPNTNNDTPFRVTGLSLPNSQLVSSIPSDLGTIEHLQILDLSNNSINGSLSSNFFQPNSELCFLNFSNNLLTGEVPESLTELRNLQFLNFSDNAFTGKLPNNLSNMQNLTVASFKNNYFTGFLPKDLRTLQILDLSSNLLNGSLTQDFGGDSLRYLNVSYNRFSGEIPREFAEKIPSNATVDLSFNNLTGEIPESPVLLNQETKVFSGNSDLCGEPMKNPCSIPSSPSSNPQGSSPPALAAMPKNFDNDSPQSQTTESSEKKQSGLRKGTIIGIVIGDFVGIGILAMVFVYVYKLKRKKDAENAIKNEVATARSENSSSTLETKGFTRWSCLRKRTEDEESSETQSSSDSDVEISQKNVDAENQKQGENKAGTGSGTGTLVIVDGERELEVETLLKASAYILGATGSSIMYKAVLEDGTSLAVRRIGENGVERFKDFENQVRVIAKLVHPNLVRVRGFYWGHEEKLIIYDFVPNGCLANVRYRKVGSSPSHLPWEIRLKIAKGVARGLTYLHEKKHVHGNLKPTNILLGNDMEPKIGDFGLERIVTGDTSYSKAGGSARIFGSKRSSASRDSFQDLTCGPSPSPSPSSIGGVSPYHAPESLRNLKPHPKWDVYSFGVMFLELLTGKIVVLDDMGQGPAVLVEDKNRALRMVDVAIRADMEGKEDALLAYFKLGYSCVTNVPQKRPQMKEVLQVLEKTPSTISSSYYYSH; encoded by the exons ATGAAAACAAcactttctcttcttctcacaCTCCTATCtttaaccctaaccctaaaccaaTGTTTTTCACTCACTAACGATGGTGTTTTGTTACTTTCTTTCAAATATGCTGTTCTTAACGACCCTTTATTGGTGCTCTCAAATTGGAATTACAGCGACCAAACACCATGTTCATGGAACGGTGTTTCTTGTTCCATAATAACACCAAACACAAACAATGATACACCGTTTCGTGTTACTGGTTTATCACTACCAAATTCTCAGCTTGTtagttcaattccttctgatcttGGTACCATTGAACACCTTCAAATTCTTGATCTTTCTAATAATTCCATTAATGGGTCTCTTTCTTCAAACTTTTTTCAGCCAAATTCTGAGCtatgttttcttaatttttcgAACAATTTGTTAACAGGTGAAGTTCCAGAGTCTTTAACAGAGCTTAGAAATCTTCAGTTTCTTAACTTTTCAGACAATGCTTTCACTGGAAAACTACCAAACAACCTCTCAAACATGCAAAACTTAACCGTAGCTTCGTTTAAGAACAATTACTTCACTGGTTTTCTTCCTAAAGATTTACGAACTTTACAAATTTTGGATCTGTCTTCAAATTTGTTAAACGGGTCATTAACTCAAGATTTTGGCGGTGATTCCTTGCGTTACTTGAATGTTTCCTACAACAGATTTTCCGGTGAAATTCCACGGGAATTCGCCGAGAAAATTCCCAGTAACGCAACCGTTGATCTATCATTCAACAATCTCACTGGCGAAATACCGGAGTCCCCTGTTTTGTTGAACCAGGAAACAAAAGTGTTTTCTGGTAATAGTGATCTATGTGGTGAACCAATGAAAAATCCTTGTTCTAttccttcttctccttcttctaaTCCTCAAGGTTCTTCTCCTCCTGCACTCGCCGCAATGCCGAAGAATTTTGATAATGATTCTCCTCAATCACAAACAACAGAGTCTTCAGAGAAGAAACAGAGTGGTTTGAGAAAAGGAACTATTATAGGAATTGTTATTGGTGATTTCGTTGGAATTGGAATCTTAGCTAtggtttttgtttatgtttataagctaaagagaaaaaaagatgcggaaaatgcaataaaaaatgaagttgCTACTGCAAGAAGTGAGAATTCTTCATCAACCTTAGAGACAAAAGGGTTTACAAGGTGGTCTTGTTTAAGAAAAAGAACAGAAGATGAAGAATCCTCGGAGACACAAAGTTCTTCAGATAGTGACGTGGAAATATcacaaaaaaatgttgatgCTGAGAATCAAAAGCAAGGTGAGAATAAAGCTGGTACGGGTTCGGGTACAGGCACTCTGGTCATAGTTGATGGTGAAAGAGAGCTTGAAGTGGAAACACTTTTGAAAGCTTCTGCGTATATTTTAGGAGCTACTGGTTCAAGTATAATGTATAAAGCTGTTCTTGAAGATGGAACTTCTTTAGCAGTTCGTAGAATTGGTGAAAATGGTGTTGAAAGGTTCAAGGATTTTGAGAATCAAGTTCGGGTTATAGCTAAATTAGTTCATCCAAATTTAGTTAGGGTTCGTGGATTTTACTGGGGACATGAAGAAAAACTCATTATCTATGATTTTGTTCCTAATGGTTGTCTTGCCAACGTTCGTTACA GGAAGGTGGGGTCCTCACCTAGCCACTTACCGTGGGAAATACGGCTCAAGATAGCAAAAGGTGTGGCACGTGGGCTGACTTATCTCCACGAGAAGAAGCACGTGCATGGAAACTTGAAGCCTACCAATATTCTATTGGGCAATGATATGGAGCCCAAAATTGGAGACTTTGGGCTTGAAAGAATAGTAACAGGTGACACAAGTTATAGTAAAGCAGGAGGTTCAGCACGTATTTTTGGAAGTAAAAGATCATCAGCCTCACGTGATAGTTTTCAAGATCTTACATGTGGGCCTAgcccaagcccaagcccaagTTCCATAGGTGGTGTGTCACCTTATCATGCTCCTGAATCACTTAGGAATTTGAAACCTCACCCAAAATGGGATGTGTACTCTTTTGGGGTCATGTTTCTTGAACTATTAACGGGGAAGATTGTGGTTCTTGATGATATGGGCCAAGGCCCAGCGGTTTTGGTTGAGGATAAGAATCGAGCTTTGAGGATGGTTGATGTGGCGATTCGTGCTGACATGGAAGGTAAGGAGGATGCTTTGTTGGCTTATTTTAAGTTAGGGTATAGTTGTGTGACTAATGTACCTCAAAAAAGGCCACAAATGAAAGAGGTGTTACAAGTTCTTGAAAAAACACCATCTACGATTTCTTCATCGTATTATTATAGCCATTGA